Proteins from a genomic interval of Sphingobacterium sp. SYP-B4668:
- a CDS encoding heavy-metal-associated domain-containing protein, with product MKNLQWSIPDMQSAHCQARVNAAIQGIEGVKVEKLEAGMLSFSVEKEDVKTALQDAIEKAGYQVGGDSEKASSCSTGCCG from the coding sequence ATGAAAAATTTACAATGGAGTATACCTGATATGCAGAGCGCGCATTGCCAAGCACGGGTGAATGCCGCAATCCAAGGTATTGAGGGCGTAAAAGTTGAAAAACTAGAAGCTGGAATGCTATCTTTTTCTGTTGAAAAGGAGGATGTAAAAACTGCTTTGCAAGACGCTATTGAAAAAGCGGGCTATCAAGTAGGTGGCGATTCCGAAAAGGCGTCGAGCTGCTCGACAGGCTGCTGTGGCTAA
- a CDS encoding helix-turn-helix domain-containing protein, whose amino-acid sequence MKLLIKGMVCDRCIYVLSEELPKLGLEISDIRLGEVLLKETEKIIDEQVISTMLHKYGFELFYNKNQKIISQIKSAVENGIKRQLDSGLHVKFSTIIRDELHRDYDSLSALFSSSEGYTLEKFIISKKIENVKEFLVYTDQSLSDIAYALGYSSPAYLSNQLKKYTGFTSSYYKRIRRDKLAVMQDHLQND is encoded by the coding sequence ATGAAACTATTAATCAAAGGGATGGTATGCGACAGGTGTATTTACGTGCTATCGGAAGAGTTGCCCAAGCTTGGTTTGGAAATTTCGGACATACGCCTGGGTGAAGTCTTGCTGAAAGAGACGGAGAAAATCATTGATGAGCAAGTCATCAGCACGATGCTTCATAAATATGGATTCGAATTGTTTTACAATAAGAATCAAAAGATTATCAGTCAGATCAAAAGTGCTGTTGAGAATGGTATTAAGCGACAATTGGACAGTGGTCTGCACGTGAAGTTTTCGACAATCATCCGTGATGAATTGCATCGGGATTATGATTCGCTGAGTGCACTATTCTCTTCGTCGGAAGGGTATACCCTCGAAAAGTTCATTATCTCCAAGAAGATAGAGAACGTAAAGGAATTTTTGGTCTATACGGATCAGTCTTTATCAGATATTGCTTATGCTTTGGGCTATAGCAGTCCGGCGTATCTGTCCAATCAATTGAAAAAATATACAGGCTTTACATCATCCTATTATAAACGGATAAGACGAGATAAGCTGGCCGTCATGCAGGACCATTTACAGAATGACTAG
- a CDS encoding efflux RND transporter periplasmic adaptor subunit has translation MLYKHTSQKLGILIPLLSILLIACENKSEKSADKPEAPQADASRLPVDIIVAQEYELKQEEAVVGTMMPYREVSIVSELPQKVTQVAFKDGSFVSQGAILYTLNDGDIRSRLKQVGAELELARLNKERLGNLLKTEAVRPQEYDEALMRFQSLEAQQQLLRVDLDKTVIRAPFSGKIGISKVHLGAYVSPGADLVMLQDQSRIKINFSVSEKYLPLIQAGNKIRFTSELSGQDYIATVTATEPGLDADSRSLQVQATADNVDGHFRAGLSAKVYFNVTDKGAKGIMVPTEALMPGDKGYSVFVIKNGLAEPKAVTISDRTETEAVITSGIASSDSIIVSNMLRLGAGTPVKAVVSN, from the coding sequence ATGTTATACAAACACACTAGTCAAAAGTTGGGAATATTAATTCCATTATTGAGCATCTTATTAATTGCTTGTGAAAATAAGAGTGAGAAATCTGCGGACAAGCCCGAAGCGCCGCAAGCTGATGCGAGCAGATTGCCGGTCGATATCATCGTTGCGCAAGAGTACGAACTCAAACAAGAGGAGGCTGTGGTGGGGACGATGATGCCTTATCGTGAAGTGTCCATCGTGAGTGAACTGCCGCAAAAGGTGACACAGGTGGCTTTTAAAGACGGGAGCTTTGTAAGCCAGGGAGCTATACTATACACCTTGAATGACGGTGATATCCGGTCACGCTTGAAGCAAGTTGGAGCCGAACTGGAGCTGGCTCGGCTGAATAAGGAGCGGCTGGGTAACCTCCTCAAGACGGAGGCAGTAAGACCTCAAGAATACGACGAAGCGCTGATGCGGTTTCAATCCTTGGAAGCACAGCAACAACTGTTGCGGGTGGATCTGGATAAGACGGTGATCCGGGCTCCATTTTCCGGAAAAATCGGCATCTCAAAAGTGCATCTAGGTGCCTATGTATCGCCAGGGGCAGATTTGGTGATGCTACAGGATCAGAGCCGTATCAAAATCAATTTCTCTGTATCGGAAAAATATCTGCCCCTCATACAGGCTGGAAATAAAATACGCTTCACCTCCGAATTATCGGGGCAGGACTATATCGCAACTGTCACAGCGACCGAACCGGGACTTGACGCGGATAGCAGGAGTCTGCAAGTACAGGCTACTGCAGACAATGTAGATGGCCATTTTAGGGCGGGCTTGTCGGCCAAAGTTTATTTTAATGTGACGGATAAGGGGGCTAAAGGGATTATGGTGCCAACGGAGGCACTCATGCCTGGAGATAAAGGTTACAGTGTCTTTGTCATCAAAAATGGGCTTGCGGAGCCCAAAGCGGTGACCATCAGTGATCGAACGGAAACAGAGGCTGTCATCACTTCGGGGATTGCGTCCAGCGACAGTATCATTGTGTCCAATATGCTGCGCTTAGGGGCGGGGACTCCAGTAAAGGCCGTCGTGTCCAATTAA
- a CDS encoding efflux RND transporter permease subunit: protein MSISDLSIKKPVLAGVFSLLIVILGIVGWKQLGIREFPLTEPPVITVITFYPGASPDVIASKLTRPMEESIAESSGIRTISSESREQVSVISVEFNREIDIEDALNDVRDKVAKSRKQLPTDVDPPIVQKASSPDNLVAFLEVESDTKDIKEVSHLASTTIKDRMQSIPGINNVAIVGEHKYAMRLRFEPAKLAAYQLTPADIRKALLRENIDLPAGRVEGNSSELSIRTLGRLTTVAEFENMLIKQVGHTVVRLKDIGSAELGEENERTAIINGTDNLNRIGIGVAIQIQRGANAIEVVDEFYRRLDQLRKEIPSEYRLIVGFDYTRSVRESIKEVEHTLFIAFGLVVLIIFLFLRDWRSTIIPVIAIPVSILSGFFIMYVAGFTINVLTLLGLVLAIGLVVDDAIVVLENIYKKIEEGMSPIQAAFKGTREIYFAVISTTITLAAVFLPIVFMGGISGQLFMEFAIVVSGSVLVSAFVALTLTPMLSAYFLKKKEKPSWFYRVTEPFFVRMNNGYAYLLIAFMRVRWLAWVFLIGTTFLIYAVGKKLPSELAPVEDRSNMNLIAVAPEGVSFDYMKKHMTEVGNYVNDSTDGLYQTYSMVAISFIPAPAPVNVAVQSIYLKDPKDRKASIQDLYNQYGAAAGRFRGFLLFPYLPPTIGTRYGGGMPIQYVLQAPDLDSLTTVLPKFLAAARQSKKLLFIDADLKINKPEVKINIDRHKAALMGVSMEEVAHTLQLSFSGQRYGYFLRNDRQYEVIGQLDRTHRNDKNDLNAIYVRSTTGQMIPLNNLITMEEAVSPAAIYRYDQYTSATVSAATAPGVSLAEGIQEIERIKKEVLGETFKTSLAGQSRDYTESQGNIMFTLVLALLLIYMILAAQFESLRDPLTIMLTVPMAVAGAVLSLDWFDRSLNVFSQIGIITLVGLITKNGILIVEFANHLKETGLSKYDAAIQAAEQRFRPILMTSLAMIFGALPIALTANSRQSLGIVIAGGLVFSGILTLFIIPAVYSYLSSKKSPKIIEEEDAEELDKTATASGLVKPE, encoded by the coding sequence ATGAGTATATCAGATTTAAGTATTAAAAAACCCGTTTTAGCCGGTGTTTTTTCTCTCCTCATTGTCATTTTAGGGATTGTGGGGTGGAAGCAATTAGGGATTCGTGAATTTCCATTAACAGAGCCTCCGGTAATTACGGTTATTACCTTTTATCCTGGTGCAAGTCCAGATGTGATTGCATCCAAGCTAACTAGGCCAATGGAGGAGTCTATCGCGGAATCAAGTGGTATACGGACTATCTCGTCCGAATCCAGAGAACAGGTGAGTGTGATTTCGGTCGAATTTAATCGAGAGATCGATATCGAGGATGCGTTGAATGACGTCCGGGACAAAGTTGCCAAATCTCGCAAGCAGCTTCCTACGGACGTGGATCCACCAATTGTACAGAAGGCCTCCTCTCCAGACAATCTAGTGGCCTTCCTGGAAGTGGAAAGTGATACAAAAGATATTAAGGAGGTGAGTCATTTGGCCTCTACTACGATTAAGGATCGGATGCAGTCTATCCCGGGCATCAATAATGTTGCTATCGTAGGAGAGCATAAGTATGCGATGCGTCTGCGCTTTGAGCCGGCCAAGCTTGCCGCTTATCAGCTGACTCCCGCGGATATCCGTAAGGCTTTGCTCCGAGAGAATATCGATCTGCCGGCGGGTAGGGTCGAAGGCAACAGTAGCGAACTGAGTATCCGTACTTTGGGACGCTTGACCACAGTGGCGGAATTTGAAAATATGCTGATCAAGCAAGTGGGACATACCGTGGTCCGGCTAAAAGATATCGGCTCAGCCGAATTGGGCGAGGAGAACGAACGTACGGCGATCATTAACGGGACAGATAATCTGAACCGGATCGGTATAGGAGTCGCGATCCAGATACAGCGTGGTGCGAATGCCATAGAAGTGGTGGACGAATTTTATCGACGATTGGATCAGTTACGAAAGGAAATACCGAGTGAATACCGATTGATCGTCGGGTTCGACTATACCCGTTCGGTACGGGAGTCTATCAAAGAAGTGGAGCACACTTTATTCATCGCTTTCGGTTTGGTAGTCTTGATTATCTTTCTATTCTTGCGGGACTGGCGGTCGACCATTATCCCGGTGATTGCTATTCCGGTATCTATTCTTTCCGGATTCTTCATTATGTATGTCGCTGGCTTCACGATTAATGTATTGACACTCCTGGGACTGGTATTGGCTATTGGACTGGTGGTGGATGATGCGATCGTGGTGCTGGAAAATATCTATAAAAAAATAGAGGAGGGGATGTCGCCCATACAGGCTGCATTTAAAGGTACCCGAGAGATTTATTTTGCGGTCATCTCGACCACTATTACCCTGGCTGCTGTATTTCTGCCGATCGTCTTCATGGGCGGGATCAGTGGGCAGCTTTTCATGGAATTTGCCATCGTGGTGTCCGGATCTGTATTGGTATCCGCATTTGTCGCACTGACGTTGACACCGATGCTGAGTGCTTATTTCTTAAAGAAAAAGGAAAAGCCGAGCTGGTTTTACCGGGTGACGGAGCCATTTTTCGTGCGGATGAATAATGGCTATGCCTACCTGTTGATTGCATTTATGCGGGTCAGGTGGCTTGCTTGGGTATTCTTGATAGGCACGACCTTCCTGATCTATGCGGTTGGTAAAAAGCTGCCTTCGGAGCTTGCTCCGGTAGAGGACAGGTCGAATATGAATCTAATCGCAGTTGCTCCAGAGGGTGTCTCTTTCGATTACATGAAGAAGCATATGACTGAGGTTGGTAACTATGTGAATGACTCTACCGATGGATTGTATCAGACCTATTCGATGGTTGCGATCTCCTTTATCCCAGCACCAGCGCCTGTCAATGTAGCGGTACAGAGTATCTACCTTAAAGATCCGAAAGATCGGAAGGCTAGTATTCAGGATCTTTATAATCAATATGGGGCTGCTGCAGGCCGATTTAGAGGGTTCCTGTTGTTTCCATACCTACCGCCGACCATCGGAACACGATATGGAGGTGGTATGCCGATCCAGTATGTGCTACAGGCTCCGGATCTGGATAGCTTGACGACGGTACTTCCAAAATTCCTGGCTGCTGCGCGTCAAAGTAAAAAACTACTCTTTATCGATGCAGATCTTAAGATCAACAAACCGGAGGTGAAAATCAACATCGATAGGCATAAAGCTGCCTTGATGGGAGTGTCTATGGAGGAAGTCGCACATACCTTACAGCTTTCTTTCTCCGGTCAGCGGTATGGATACTTCCTGCGTAATGATCGTCAGTATGAAGTGATTGGTCAATTGGACCGGACGCATAGAAATGATAAAAATGATCTGAATGCGATCTATGTGCGCTCGACAACCGGACAGATGATCCCACTGAACAATCTCATCACAATGGAAGAGGCGGTAAGTCCAGCTGCTATCTACCGATACGATCAGTATACATCTGCTACCGTATCAGCGGCAACTGCTCCGGGAGTCAGTCTGGCAGAAGGAATACAGGAAATCGAACGGATTAAAAAGGAAGTATTAGGGGAAACATTTAAAACCTCACTAGCGGGTCAATCCCGGGATTACACCGAGAGTCAGGGTAACATCATGTTTACCCTTGTGCTGGCACTTCTGCTTATATACATGATCCTAGCAGCCCAATTCGAGAGTCTGCGTGATCCGCTTACCATCATGCTGACTGTACCAATGGCAGTAGCGGGAGCAGTACTGAGTCTGGACTGGTTTGATCGGAGTTTAAATGTATTTAGCCAGATTGGGATCATTACACTGGTAGGCCTCATTACAAAGAACGGGATATTGATTGTCGAATTTGCGAACCACCTGAAGGAAACGGGACTTTCGAAATACGATGCGGCGATACAGGCGGCAGAGCAACGATTCAGGCCGATATTGATGACTTCGCTGGCGATGATATTCGGCGCATTACCTATTGCACTGACAGCTAATAGTCGACAGTCCTTGGGGATCGTAATCGCTGGGGGACTGGTCTTCTCGGGTATATTAACGCTATTCATTATTCCAGCGGTATACTCGTATCTGTCGAGTAAGAAGTCTCCGAAAATCATTGAAGAAGAGGATGCTGAGGAGTTGGATAAAACAGCAACGGCAAGTGGATTGGTAAAACCAGAGTAG
- a CDS encoding TolC family protein — protein sequence MALALKDALEMAKHGNKALQAQVLEEIHAQEMTREAKGGLLPSISANAAYSRYFERPIIFLPGSFAGTDKAVQDVAFGGKNAFDVFVSLHQPILAPTIQQLKEGSKINEQLADQKTADLKSRVALQVSTRYLDILMMDRQLGLLEQSLKRNVKALEDARSLLTQGRGLKSDTLRSFVAVENLRSSVSYLKNRMEVFSMELKRLIGLDEPIDIVLTDQLEIGNSQGEFYQVEEALQIAEQNRNDLHIQQLAIDYQQNKLKVAQAGLLPELSLIGQYQVQAQADNLKFSQYALPRTSFLGLRLSVPIFNGNRTKSQISQARIKARQEEIRLSDLKDEVKTELATIISKWKEAVTQLGIQETTVKSAELNHQIIDDRFRNGLGSRLELTDAELALTQAKINYLNAVYNLRMLHVSLQHALGLLRLS from the coding sequence ATGGCGTTGGCACTGAAGGATGCGCTGGAAATGGCAAAACACGGAAATAAGGCGTTACAAGCACAAGTGCTCGAAGAAATACATGCTCAGGAAATGACCCGAGAGGCTAAAGGTGGATTACTACCATCTATATCGGCTAATGCGGCGTACTCTCGGTACTTCGAGCGACCGATCATCTTCCTCCCAGGCTCGTTTGCGGGCACGGATAAAGCGGTGCAGGATGTCGCCTTTGGCGGAAAAAATGCCTTTGATGTCTTTGTGTCACTGCATCAGCCGATCCTCGCTCCAACGATACAACAGCTTAAGGAGGGATCGAAGATCAATGAACAGCTAGCGGATCAAAAAACTGCCGATTTGAAAAGTCGGGTGGCTTTACAGGTGTCTACCCGTTACCTAGATATCTTGATGATGGATCGACAGCTCGGCCTGCTGGAGCAGAGTCTCAAGCGTAATGTCAAGGCTCTGGAGGATGCTCGCTCGCTATTGACCCAAGGGAGGGGCCTTAAGTCTGATACACTAAGAAGTTTTGTTGCTGTAGAAAACCTCAGATCATCTGTCTCTTACCTCAAGAATAGGATGGAAGTGTTCAGCATGGAGTTAAAAAGGCTGATCGGACTGGATGAACCAATTGATATTGTGCTAACGGATCAATTGGAAATTGGAAACAGTCAAGGTGAATTTTATCAGGTAGAGGAGGCATTACAGATCGCCGAGCAAAACCGGAATGATCTGCATATTCAACAGTTGGCTATTGATTACCAGCAAAACAAACTAAAGGTGGCACAAGCTGGACTGCTGCCGGAGCTGTCGTTGATCGGACAGTATCAGGTACAGGCGCAAGCTGATAATCTGAAATTCAGTCAGTATGCTTTACCTAGAACCTCTTTTCTCGGGTTGCGGCTGAGTGTACCGATTTTTAACGGAAACCGGACTAAATCGCAGATCAGTCAGGCGAGGATTAAAGCTAGGCAGGAAGAGATCCGGCTTAGCGATTTGAAAGATGAAGTCAAAACCGAACTTGCGACCATTATCAGTAAATGGAAAGAAGCGGTCACCCAATTGGGAATACAGGAGACAACAGTAAAATCAGCAGAATTAAATCATCAGATCATAGATGATCGGTTCAGAAATGGATTGGGCTCCAGACTTGAATTGACGGATGCTGAGCTTGCGCTGACGCAAGCTAAAATAAACTATCTGAATGCAGTATATAATCTGCGGATGCTTCATGTGTCACTGCAGCATGCGCTGGGGCTGCTCAGGTTGTCGTGA
- a CDS encoding MFS transporter — protein sequence MKKNTNQITKEPAAYSKRWSALFLLCTAQFVVIMDTSIIGVALPAIQADLGYTQSGLQWIFNAYVIMLGGFLLLGGRLSDLFGARKVFMWGFAILSGASLLAGVAWSEAALNIGRGLQGLGSAFIAPAALTLVLAKFTDPKELNKALGFWGASSAAGGSAGVFLGGAITEWLSWHWIFLINIPIGLAVLFFSRGLLFKGSIQKGKVDVAGAVLATVALVLAVYAIVSAEHAGWASLQTIGLLGLSLVLLLIFLVLQKQKSEPLVPLSIFKVPNLLAGNLVMALLAASWIPLWFFLNLYLQQTLHYSAFYSGLALLPMTVAIMFLMVGVTGKLVAKFGFKANLIAGLVALTASLVLFSTIPADGSFVVHVLPASLLGALGMSLTYIPGTIASMSGARPEETGLASGLVNTSYQVGSALGLAIIVAISSASTNTAKLTGATDIVALNTGFQTAFFAAATVCILAAILAAFSIKTLRS from the coding sequence ATGAAAAAGAACACCAATCAAATAACGAAGGAGCCTGCGGCATATAGTAAACGCTGGTCCGCACTTTTCTTACTATGTACCGCGCAGTTTGTCGTGATTATGGATACCTCTATTATCGGGGTGGCACTTCCTGCCATACAGGCTGATCTAGGCTATACGCAAAGTGGCTTGCAATGGATTTTCAATGCATATGTCATTATGTTGGGTGGATTTTTGCTGTTGGGCGGAAGGTTGTCCGACCTATTTGGTGCGCGTAAGGTATTCATGTGGGGATTTGCTATCCTTTCGGGAGCTTCGCTTTTAGCGGGTGTGGCTTGGTCCGAGGCTGCCCTTAATATCGGACGTGGATTACAAGGCCTTGGATCTGCATTCATCGCACCGGCAGCACTGACATTGGTATTGGCTAAGTTTACCGATCCTAAAGAACTGAATAAGGCTTTAGGTTTTTGGGGGGCGTCTTCTGCAGCGGGTGGTTCTGCTGGCGTTTTTCTGGGTGGTGCTATTACGGAATGGCTTTCTTGGCATTGGATATTCCTTATTAATATCCCTATAGGGCTGGCTGTCCTTTTTTTCAGCCGTGGCCTATTATTTAAAGGGAGCATTCAAAAGGGTAAAGTGGATGTGGCTGGTGCAGTATTGGCGACAGTGGCTTTGGTATTGGCGGTATATGCTATTGTATCAGCGGAACATGCCGGATGGGCTTCTCTACAGACGATTGGACTACTGGGCCTCTCTTTAGTCTTGTTGCTGATCTTTCTTGTACTTCAAAAACAAAAAAGCGAGCCGCTGGTACCGTTAAGCATTTTCAAAGTACCTAATCTTTTGGCAGGTAATCTAGTAATGGCTTTACTCGCAGCGTCATGGATCCCACTGTGGTTTTTTCTCAACCTTTACTTGCAGCAGACGCTGCACTATTCGGCTTTCTATAGCGGTCTAGCACTGTTGCCTATGACCGTAGCAATCATGTTTCTGATGGTTGGCGTCACGGGCAAGTTGGTCGCCAAATTCGGTTTTAAAGCAAATCTGATCGCGGGCTTAGTTGCACTTACGGCTTCACTTGTATTATTTAGTACCATTCCGGCTGATGGAAGTTTTGTCGTGCACGTGTTGCCTGCATCCTTACTAGGGGCATTGGGAATGTCACTAACCTATATTCCAGGTACCATCGCTTCGATGTCGGGTGCTAGACCTGAAGAGACGGGACTGGCCTCAGGCTTGGTCAATACAAGTTATCAGGTGGGATCGGCACTAGGTCTAGCGATTATCGTGGCTATCTCGTCAGCAAGTACCAATACGGCTAAGCTGACCGGCGCTACCGATATTGTGGCATTGAACACTGGTTTTCAGACAGCATTCTTTGCGGCGGCTACTGTCTGTATCCTTGCTGCTATCCTTGCTGCTTTTTCAATTAAGACACTCAGAAGCTAA
- a CDS encoding iron-sulfur cluster-binding domain-containing protein translates to MRRYKWRTHEIIMETADTLTIVFDTGEERFGYESGQYLNIRCTIGGEPVSRSYSFSSAPTERYPRITVKRVLNGRMSNYLVDYASDISEWNVEGPFGNFVLHRDMSAETEVVLLAGGSGMSPLLSMLKSIGNDAPAPLLLYACKTPADVLFKSELDELEQDKRVHTYYAFSLDIQKRSGGNCMTGRFSQPVIQSVIEQHIHRPESAHYYICGPTALMQLYQEALQLMDIPVSQIHSEYFDPVATVDVIPGDRDGAKKEVLVSYYEMQYQDAEQQTYECTLLIEVQGGQSLLDAMRAYDIVVSSSCHKGTCGACWAMTSNGKVKMTNNYALTEDEVAEGKILLCQSFPVDDAVSIILA, encoded by the coding sequence ATGAGAAGATATAAATGGCGTACGCATGAAATTATCATGGAAACAGCAGATACCCTAACCATTGTTTTTGACACTGGAGAGGAGAGATTTGGCTATGAATCTGGTCAGTATCTGAACATCAGGTGTACGATCGGGGGCGAACCGGTGAGTAGATCCTATTCCTTTAGCTCTGCACCTACTGAACGGTATCCGCGTATCACGGTAAAGCGTGTGCTCAATGGACGAATGAGCAACTATCTTGTCGACTATGCATCCGATATCAGCGAGTGGAATGTGGAAGGTCCTTTTGGGAATTTTGTACTGCACCGAGATATGTCGGCAGAAACGGAGGTCGTGCTGCTGGCAGGCGGCAGTGGCATGTCGCCGCTGCTGTCCATGCTGAAAAGCATAGGCAATGATGCACCAGCACCACTGCTTCTCTATGCATGTAAAACACCTGCAGATGTCCTCTTTAAAAGTGAGCTGGATGAACTGGAACAGGATAAGCGAGTACATACTTACTACGCCTTTAGCCTGGATATACAGAAGAGGTCGGGGGGCAATTGTATGACAGGCCGATTTTCACAACCGGTCATTCAATCCGTTATTGAGCAACACATACATCGGCCAGAAAGTGCTCACTATTACATCTGTGGCCCTACCGCACTTATGCAACTCTACCAGGAAGCACTACAGCTAATGGATATCCCGGTGTCACAGATTCATTCGGAGTACTTTGATCCGGTGGCGACGGTAGATGTCATTCCAGGGGACCGGGACGGTGCTAAAAAGGAGGTATTGGTGAGTTACTACGAGATGCAATATCAAGATGCGGAGCAACAGACATACGAGTGTACTTTATTGATAGAAGTCCAGGGCGGACAATCTCTTTTGGATGCCATGCGGGCCTATGACATCGTAGTGTCCAGTTCGTGTCATAAAGGTACATGTGGGGCCTGTTGGGCAATGACTTCGAATGGAAAGGTCAAAATGACCAACAACTATGCGCTGACAGAAGACGAAGTTGCTGAAGGAAAGATTCTGCTCTGTCAGAGCTTTCCGGTAGACGATGCCGTCTCGATAATACTGGCCTAA
- a CDS encoding heavy-metal-associated domain-containing protein: MESSNQNFQFKTNINCNGCVAKVSPFLNDAEGICHWEVDTASRDKVLTLKSEGITEQQVMETVQKAGFKIEPLAS; this comes from the coding sequence ATGGAAAGCAGTAATCAAAACTTTCAATTCAAGACAAATATTAACTGCAATGGCTGCGTCGCTAAAGTATCACCTTTTCTGAATGATGCCGAAGGTATCTGCCACTGGGAAGTGGACACGGCAAGTCGAGATAAAGTGCTGACGTTAAAGTCGGAAGGTATTACGGAGCAACAAGTCATGGAGACTGTCCAAAAAGCTGGTTTTAAAATAGAACCGTTAGCTTCTTAG